A genomic segment from Patescibacteria group bacterium encodes:
- a CDS encoding 50S ribosomal protein L34, with protein sequence MSKRTHQPKKSRRQRVHGFLKRMSTRAGQSVLRRRRLKGRKRVAI encoded by the coding sequence ATGTCAAAGCGAACACATCAACCCAAAAAATCACGACGCCAGCGAGTCCACGGCTTTTTAAAGCGAATGAGTACTCGAGCTGGTCAGTCGGTGTTACGTCGACGTCGACTTAAGGGTCGCAAGCGAGTTGCGATTTAG
- the dnaA gene encoding chromosomal replication initiator protein DnaA → MDSRKVWQAVLGELELSVSRAAFKTWFKQTALLDDANGRLVVAVPNIFTKNRLEKTYGEKIKDILKRVNSPVESIEYKITNPPTNSKKSTKAKTAAPTSSHKDQLLAPATASPTVTSTSSRNLGSSRLNQKYTFENFVIGPSNELAYAASLAVAKHPGTKYNPLFLYGGVGLGKTHLMQAIGNRILAEDSNKRVAYVTSEDFTREFLDGIQNKTIKSFTDRYRSLDVLIVDDIQFLGKKERTQEEFFHTFNALYQANKQVILSSDQPPSTIPNLEARLRSRFESGMVADVQKPDLETREAIIERKAAVLGAELTMDVVEYLAKNCHQNIRELEGTLTSILAQCELKNQAPTIEFVAGLLGSVSPKRARSITPKFIIDQTAAYYDLMSSDILGTRRDREIVVPRQIAMFLMRTELGLSYPKIAKQVGGRDHSTAVHSVTKIEKAIESDHAIRSEVNLLRERLSA, encoded by the coding sequence ATGGATTCCCGCAAGGTATGGCAAGCCGTCTTGGGCGAGCTTGAGCTGAGTGTTAGTCGCGCAGCATTTAAGACGTGGTTTAAACAAACCGCGCTACTTGATGATGCTAATGGGCGATTAGTAGTTGCCGTGCCAAACATCTTCACCAAGAACCGACTAGAAAAAACCTATGGCGAAAAGATTAAAGACATTTTAAAACGAGTTAATTCTCCGGTTGAGTCGATCGAATATAAAATTACCAACCCACCCACCAACTCAAAAAAATCAACCAAAGCCAAGACCGCCGCGCCAACAAGCAGCCACAAGGACCAGTTACTTGCACCGGCAACCGCCTCACCCACTGTAACCTCTACCTCTAGTCGTAATCTTGGATCCAGCCGGCTTAATCAAAAATATACTTTCGAAAACTTTGTGATTGGACCAAGTAACGAGCTGGCCTACGCCGCTAGCTTAGCTGTGGCCAAACACCCAGGTACCAAATACAATCCCTTATTCCTATATGGAGGGGTTGGACTCGGTAAAACCCACCTAATGCAGGCTATTGGTAACCGAATTTTGGCTGAAGACTCCAATAAACGGGTGGCGTATGTCACCAGTGAGGACTTTACTCGTGAGTTTCTTGATGGAATTCAAAATAAAACCATCAAGAGCTTTACCGATCGCTACCGAAGCTTAGATGTATTAATTGTTGATGATATCCAGTTTTTGGGTAAAAAAGAGCGAACCCAAGAGGAGTTCTTCCACACCTTTAACGCTCTCTACCAAGCCAACAAGCAGGTTATCTTATCTAGCGATCAGCCCCCCTCCACTATCCCCAACCTCGAAGCAAGGCTTCGATCTCGTTTTGAGTCAGGCATGGTTGCTGATGTTCAAAAGCCAGACCTTGAAACCCGCGAGGCAATCATTGAGCGCAAGGCGGCGGTGCTTGGCGCCGAGCTAACCATGGATGTGGTTGAATACCTAGCTAAAAACTGCCACCAAAACATTCGCGAACTCGAAGGCACCTTAACCAGTATCTTGGCACAGTGTGAATTAAAGAACCAAGCCCCCACAATTGAGTTTGTGGCCGGCCTACTTGGTAGTGTGTCACCTAAGCGGGCCCGCTCGATCACCCCTAAGTTCATCATCGATCAAACCGCCGCTTATTACGACTTAATGAGTAGCGATATCTTAGGCACCCGCCGTGATCGCGAGATTGTGGTGCCGCGCCAAATTGCGATGTTCTTAATGCGTACCGAGCTTGGGCTAAGTTACCCTAAGATCGCTAAGCAAGTTGGAGGACGCGACCATAGTACAGCGGTACATTCGGTTACTAAAATCGAAAAAGCTATCGAAAGTGATCATGCAATTCGCTCGGAAGTTAATCTTTTAAGAGAGAGATTGTCGGCTTAG
- the rnpA gene encoding ribonuclease P protein component, translating into MLARQYRLKSSRDISRVFRTGRFGRSDSLLVKAAPNHLAYSRAVVVVSKKVDKRAVVRNRNRRRLVAELNKRWQTVRPGYDIVITVRADLAETDLAELQQQLSRSLAKAQVIAED; encoded by the coding sequence ATGCTCGCGCGTCAATACCGGCTTAAGAGCTCCCGCGATATATCGCGGGTTTTTCGCACCGGCCGATTTGGTCGATCGGACAGCTTACTGGTTAAGGCGGCGCCGAACCACTTGGCGTACAGTCGTGCCGTGGTGGTTGTTAGTAAAAAAGTCGATAAGCGGGCGGTGGTCCGAAACCGGAATCGCCGCCGACTGGTAGCCGAGCTAAATAAGCGCTGGCAGACAGTTCGCCCCGGATACGATATAGTTATAACAGTACGCGCCGATCTAGCCGAGACGGACTTAGCCGAGCTGCAGCAGCAGCTTAGTCGCTCCCTAGCAAAGGCGCAGGTAATAGCAGAGGATTAG
- a CDS encoding membrane protein insertase YidC produces MFTTLFVEPLFNILFIIYGLLPGHDFGVAVICLTILVRLALWPLVTRQLHSQRMMQQMAPEIARIRKETEGDREKQTQMLMELYKERGTSPFAPLLPILIQLPIFFALYIVFRDSVHPEKLTQLLYPWVEQIPAVANVIANNSQFSPTLFGLVNLTQPSLVLAVLAGAAQWYQTKMLQPKVKSEDPQARMMQTMTKVFPILTVVIGLTLPSALALYWAVTSAVAILQQHLVLNRDAREMEEIKSPAITAPKSVTTVSGKGEDAVKITQTTVDAPAGSKKPKKAKGRKKRGSA; encoded by the coding sequence ATGTTTACAACCCTGTTTGTAGAGCCGCTTTTTAACATACTTTTTATTATTTATGGGCTGTTACCAGGACATGATTTTGGTGTAGCGGTAATTTGTTTGACGATTTTGGTGCGCTTGGCGTTATGGCCGCTAGTCACCCGACAGCTTCATTCGCAGCGAATGATGCAACAGATGGCCCCCGAGATTGCGCGGATTCGCAAAGAGACCGAGGGTGATCGCGAAAAGCAGACCCAAATGCTAATGGAGCTATATAAGGAGCGGGGGACCAGTCCTTTTGCGCCACTGCTGCCAATCTTAATTCAGCTGCCAATCTTTTTTGCGCTATACATTGTGTTCCGCGATAGCGTTCATCCCGAAAAGCTAACCCAACTACTTTACCCGTGGGTAGAGCAGATTCCGGCGGTTGCCAACGTAATTGCTAACAACAGCCAGTTTAGCCCAACCCTGTTTGGCCTGGTTAACCTAACTCAGCCAAGCCTGGTGCTAGCGGTGTTGGCCGGTGCGGCCCAGTGGTACCAAACCAAGATGCTGCAGCCAAAAGTTAAAAGCGAAGACCCACAGGCTCGCATGATGCAGACCATGACCAAGGTCTTTCCAATCCTAACGGTAGTGATTGGCTTGACTCTACCGTCGGCTCTAGCGTTGTACTGGGCGGTAACTAGCGCGGTCGCGATTTTGCAGCAGCACTTAGTGCTAAACCGGGATGCGCGGGAGATGGAGGAGATTAAGTCCCCAGCCATAACCGCACCTAAGAGCGTCACCACGGTGTCTGGCAAGGGCGAGGATGCGGTTAAGATCACACAGACCACAGTTGATGCGCCTGCCGGTTCAAAGAAGCCTAAAAAGGCCAAGGGGCGCAAAAAGCGAGGCAGCGCGTGA